In Pseudorasbora parva isolate DD20220531a chromosome 9, ASM2467924v1, whole genome shotgun sequence, the sequence CTGCATCCTTCAGGATGAAGGTTGTATCGCTCTGACTATCAAGTAAAGCATACACTAAAACTTCCTTGTCTGGTTCCATTGTCGTGGAGACATAGACTGGAACAATAGATGAAGTGTGAGTGCTGCTCTTCTCTTGAACAACTCGGTTAGAGGTAACTTGCTGTATTTCAAATGATTCAGACTGTTGGTTTTTGTCTCCTTTGTTTTCATTTGGCCTTTCTTGTTTTATTCTTACTCCTTGCTCTTGGTCTTTCTTCCCACGATCTTGATGTAAGCAAGTAGGGTGGAGTTTTCCACACAAGTCACACACACTCCTGGATGTACAAGCTCTGGAGTTATGGCCAGTCCTAAGGCAGCCAAAACATAATTTCTCCAGTTGAACAAACTTAACTCTTTCTTCAACTGGTTTTTCTCTAATCTTGAAACACCTATGGAGAGTATGTCCTTTcttcttacaaaacatgcatgtGATGCTTGTCTTCTCACTTGTATTAGTAGTAAAAGTCTTAGCACTAAAACTTTGATTTCGTTGATACTTAGACTGATCTCGTTCTGTTGGCTTTGATCTTTCTTGGTCAGTTGACTTCACTGCAAACAATGATGTAATGGGGTTGCATGCAATTCGAGCTTCCATGTTGAGAAATCTCACGAAGTATCTAAAGTCAGGGAACATTTTGTGTTCATCTTGATAAATTGTAGCTTCTCTATTCCatcgtgagctcaaccaatccgGGAGCTTGAGCGCAATCCTTTGGTTTTCCACACAGTCATTGAGAGTTTTTAGACCTTGAACATATGGCATAGCGGATTCAACACTGGTCAAGAAATCAACAAACTCACGAAGATTTTCACTGTCTTTGGGACTGATTTTATGCCATGTATGTATCTTGTCACGGTACGACTTGGCAACTATGAATGGATTACCAAATCTGTCTTCAAGTATGTCCCAGGCAGCACGATAAGCTGTTTCTGTTCCTACAAGGAAATGGCCTTCAATAGCTCTTTTGGCTGAGCCACCAACGTACTTGCGtaagaaaaaaaagcttttcttgaGCTAGCAGATTCTTGCGATCAATCAGAGTAAAGAAGGAAAGCTTCCAATCATTGTACTTGAGAGGATCTCCTTTGAAAACTTCAGGTTCTGGGATTGGAACTCGATTAGCTGTGATTGCTTCAGCAAGAGTTCTTACAAGGTCGTTGGAAGCTTCCTGAGAGGTTAAAAGGGTTTGAGTAGTAGGAGCTTGAGTGATTGGGACTTGTTGCCTGAGTGGAAGTGCAGTTGGGGTGATGACTTGAGGAAATGTGGCTGGTTGAGGAATAGAACATGAGGTGTACATGGAGGGATATAGGAGAGGGTTGGTGGTTGCGACCCCATGTGGGTGATGGACTTGACTGGGCTTGGCGTGTTGCGCAGGAGGAGCTTGAGAGACTGGTGCTTGATAGGAGGGAAAAAATGGATCTATGAAAGCGTTACATGCAAGTGGTGGATCGACAGATTCTGAATAAACCTGCAATCTTGCTTGAGCTGCAACATGTCCTTTAAGTTCTTCTAGACGTTCTacttctctctttttctcttctaGCTTCAATTTTCTATCTGCACTTTCTACTATGAACTGAGCTCTTTTTTTAGCACTCTCTGCTTCAATTTCCTTTTCTTTAGCTTCTCTTTCAGCCTTCAAGATTTGATCTTCCACCTCAAGTCTTTGAATTTCTTCCTTCTGATGATGTTGTACATTTGTTATCTTTATCACCTCTTGTGTAGCCACAAGTTCAGCTGCTGCTTGCTTTGCATTAAGGGACAGGATGGAAGAGTGTCTGGATACTTTGGAAGAAGCCTTTGACTTAGCGGTTTGAGCTGAGGAAACACTAGACACTGTGCTGTCAAAGACTGATTTAGCATCAGGCCAAGTTATGCATTCTGAATCATCACCACTGCGGAAATGTTGAACATTTGTATTTGCAATCCTAGTGAATGCCTGGCATGTGTCATTCATTCTCCGAATGTCAGGTTCAGGACTTGAAATGGCTCTTATTTTGAGGTAAGTATTGTCCATATCAACTTGGATGGTATTGATTGCATTTACAATTTCATCAATAAGATCATCAGCATCATTGTTCTTGATGGACCTTTTCAAGCCATTGATATGATACTTCCATCGTCTGTACATCTTTACAAAACTCACATTTAGATCCTTCAATTTTTCATCTAACAGAGCCTTTCCTTTTTCAGTGAGCCTTTGTATGCGTCCAGATTTCCTAATTTCAGGTGGCATTTGTGTGTCATCCGCACCAACCTGAGATTGTATGTCCCGCGCTGTGTCTTCAACTTGCTCATCAGCATCAGCTTGCTGTTCTGCGTCACTATCTTCTTGAAGATCTCCATGAGTGACCACTTCAGTTGGAAGAAAGGTGCTTTCCTTTGAGTGTGACATATTAAATGCAGAGTTTTAGATgtgttgatatttgaataaaatgtattctgTTCTCTAATGTGTGcaaatatgaaataaatgtaaaaataaatctcttTGAATACCTTAGCTTAACCTTGGAATATTGCACAAAACACTACAGTATCATAATAACCCACTTAAATAAATGAGCAATGAAAGACAATTAACAAAgcgagaaaaataaataaataactcgTAACAATCTAAATATGAAAACTCACTTGTAAGAACAATACTTTGTTACTAACTTAAACCGTCTTAGATTCAACTGGGAGAATGGTTAATTTACTTATCTACTTAGTCTCTTTAAATCTTACTTGATAATCAACTGCAGGAAAAATAATGTCCACCGCTGCTTTAAGagaaaaaacacaaatgaaacGTCCGTGTGCTATAATGGCAGTACTTGCACTACTTTCAATACACTCTCTTCGATGTGATTGCTTGTGTAGCCTTGTCCACTTGCCCCTTTGGATTCACACGAACAATTCACAAGGTGGCCTCTCCTTTACCGCACGTGGCCTGCAGCCCATCTTCATCCGCTCGGAGTCTTCACCGATACAGAAGTGTTCTACTGTGCCGCCCATTGATTGAATGCGAGACTCCGGTTCCGTTTACAGCTGTTTATTAACACCGTAGAACTAAAAGTTCAGGTAGACAAAAATAAAAGACAGCATCAAATACTGCAAACGTTACATAAATAGCATGGCTTAGCACTGTTGTTAATGCTAATAAAGAATACAGAATAATACTGACCACTTTAGCCTGCTTCTCAACCAACGGCAGAGACATTTCCCAGAAGCAATCTTCACAGTCAACAATATGATTTTTTCAGCTTACACACAGTTGAGGTAAACACTATGAAGCATGGACTAATAGTCAAGAAACAAAAAATAGCAGATAACATCACCGCTACATGTGAGCTTTTTCCTCTGAGTTTCGTTTTCTGAACGTACCGCGGCTAACAGACGCTACTTCCGGTTTTCgtcatgtcaaaataaaagcatgtacacttttcaaaataaactcaaaaacgGCTGCATTTACAGGTAGGAAGTTGGCAGCCTCATGTAACACGAAGAAAGTGAATACCTTATTTCCCCCCTTAAAATCCTTTATTTGGTTGTTTGCTTGCATGTCGTCAAGACTTAAAACATGAATAACATCTtgaaaaataattacaaaaggAAAATTGCAACTATACACTACTGCAACTATAGTTGTCGGTGCgctttaaatacttttttttacattcagtcTACGTGGTGTTCCTTGTATTGTGGTTGTTATCGCTTGGAAACCCGTGTCCCAGTGTGAGTGTCAACTGCCGTTCCACCAACCCCAGAGTGCTTTAACCTGTGACCGTGGTCTGCCTGGAGGAATGCCAGTGAACTGCATGCTGTGAGGTTCACATGTGGCCTTAAGGTTGGTGAAGCAGAGAATGAGAGGTGGGGTTCGGTCCACCTGGGCTACAGCTTTACTTATTGAATAATTAAATGGAGAGAACTGAGGTCATCTTATATGGAATGGGAGGCGGAGAAGCAAACAGAAGTGGTGGCTCAAGGGAGGGCCTACAGTTCTATTTATAGTCTTTGCTCTCCTTTCTCCATTCTGCTCTTTACACCCTGTAAATCAATGAGATAAGCACTCTAGACTTGGTCTGTACAGTACTTCCTCCGCTGATACACTCTACGCCTGTCTTAACACCTCTCTCACTTTCGGGACTGGAGATCAGCGTCACATTGACTTTCCGCACATTACTCTTTACTGTTGACTGAATAGCTGGGAACTGTATTCacctaaaaaatgaaaattctgttgcTTTTGACCTCAGTGCTTTTACAGAATATCTTCCattgtgttctgcagaagaaagaaattcatacaatGACACAAGGATGAGTAAATTATTACATATTTTGGGGCGAACCATAATGTAAGGCTTTCTCTTGTGCTCTGAATGTCAGTATTAAATAGAATGTGTGGCGTAGGGGTTAAAACTCAGGGATGGTGACCCAGATGGTTACTTGCTTGATTCCCCACAATGAGTTAATAATGAAGCATCCCAATTAGGGCTGTAACATGATTTTGGATATCAATTATTGATTATGAtgactattataatatttatgtgATATGGAAACCATCCTTGCTCCCCTGCGACAGAAAAATATAAGCAAATGTGGCCTTTAAATGAAGAAAGTTCATGTTGCTTAGCATGATTTCTGCTATTCTTTTATTCATAATTGCATGTCTAGCTGTGACACTGTACTTAGAtacatatttaacatttttgcaTTGAGTATAGTACTTAGTTAATTCTATAACCCTACTTAATTTAAAGATGGTCATAATTCTtctcttttatttgtattattataatttgtaaATGTTGGAACTATTATTTggtattattagtattattgaTTCAGTAATTTTCCATCATATGTTATGCTGATTTATTATGCAATTTCAACAGATGTCTGTATTTGTTAGTTTGCAGACATgacatctttatttttttttatcaagaaTATATGTACAATATTTTCTTATCTAAAAAAATAGACTTACTATAAAGGTCAAGGTATTATTTTATCAAtatttgaattacacattgctgTAAATTGTCTCTCGAGTTACATTCAtgtgtgtatatttttggaaataattttgaattattccaaattaataaaattggatcattacattaacattacattaataaattcAAATCTGGCTTTTTAACGATCACACTGGTGTGATTCAGTGCATTATACAGACTATATAATTTAATAAcgtgttttattcatatcagattcACATTTTGTAGGTATTAGGTTGTGACAATTTTACTAAAATATACGTTATTTTTTCTCCCACTTTCATTTGTTTATGTATTTCagtatttttcatttgtttatgTTGTAAATCCTACTGATACGAACACACCCGAGCTCATCGCATGTTTTAGATCAGATGGTTGTTATGAAGGTTTATAATAATTAGCGGATAGTTCTATTATAACGTTcaccttaaaaaaaatatatatttttttctgattcgaatattttaaatatgcgtGTGAAAGGGTTCAATGTCATAATAGACCTGCCTCACCAGCGTAAGCCACCAGCTAGAAGAGCACTAAACTAGCAGTAGCAAGTAAAGATAAGTAAAGATCCTATAGAACTTTAAAGGAATAAATCGATGGGTGTAAAACTTGTCCTTGGTTGGGGAGTGCAAGTCTGATTGATTCTGTGACCCCTTTTTAAGCTACAATGAAAGTAAGGACAGCATTGGCAATTGGACATTGCATTTCCTAAGAGTCTTGCAAAAATCCCAGGGAATCTGTATTATCCATTTAGTGCCTCTCTGAGCTTCGGCGTGATCAAGAGTCTGAGCAGAGGTTGCTTTACTTTTTTCTGAAAGCACAGTTTGCTATGTGATTTATAATGGTGGAACTTTATAAGATCAATTAAGATAATTATATCCCTTCATTCCTAAAGCTTCTGAaaaattattatgaattttttttcatATCACTATGTGTTTTGTTCTCTTGATTATTGAGGAGGAGTAAAAAAATGGCAATAGAAAGACACAGGGAGCTGTTTATTAGCCAAAGGGACAAACAGATGACTTTGGTATCTCCAAGAATGCAGAGGTGAGGTGTTCCACTATCATAATGAAAAACCCTTTAGGGGTACACTGAATCCTCCAGTGTTGCTTTATAAAAGGCACCATTGGGATTCATAAACATTAGGTCAATACTTTACACCAAGACATTTCTtgtcaaagaaagaaagattcaTTTTGCCAGGCCATTTCATTGGCTTCTCGTCTCCCTCTGAATGTCAAAATCAAACACTCCTACCAAATGTTCAGCCATATGCGCTCTATGACATTCTCTGGTGAATGACCTTTGCTAGAGCTTACAGTAATACTGTATGAATTGGATTAAACAGTTAATGTGACAAAGGCTGCTTTTCTCTCTGTCCTTTTCTTTAGAACCAAAATTTGCAACTAGAGATACATGGACCTCTGAGGCTCCAAAACGTATTTGGACACTTAAGCCACAGTTAAAATTGGATAAATGTCtttgcattaaagacattaatatatacactcacctaaaggattattaggaacaacatactaatactgtgttggATCCTGATCCTGGATCCTGAAGGtgtttcaccttcagaactgccttaattctacatggcattgattcaacaaggtgctgaatgcattcattataaatgttggcccatattgataggatagcatcttgcagttgatggagatttgtgggatgcacatccagggcaggGAGCTCCcgctccaccacatcccaaatatgctctattgggttgagatcagGTGACtttgggggccattttagtacagtgaactcattggcatgttcaagaaaccactttgaaatgattcaggctttgtgacatggtgcattatcctgctggaagtagccatcagaggatgagtacatggtggtcataaagagatggacatggtcagaaacaatgctcaggtaggccgtggcatttaaacgatgtccaattggcactaaagggcctaaagtgtgccaagaaaacatcccccaccatccccccccccccccccccccacataCACCACCActaccagcctgcacagtggtaacaaggcatgatggatccatgctctcattctgtttacgccaaattctgactctaccatctgaatgtctctacagaaatcgagactcatcagaccaggcaacatttttctagtcttcaactgtccaattttggtaagcttgtgcaaattgtagcctctttttcctatttgtagtggagatgagtgatacccagtggggtcttctgctgttgtagcccatccgcctcaaggttgtgcatgttgtggcttcacaaaagCTTTGCtgtatacctcggttgtaacaagtggttatttcagtcaaagttgctcttctatcagcttgaaccagtcagcccattctcctctgacctctagcatcaacaaggcattttcgcccacaggactgccgcatactggatgtttttcctttttcacaccatactttgtaaaccctagaaatgtttgtgcatgaaaatcccagtaacagcagattgtgaaatactcagaccggcccatctggcaccaacaaccatgccacattacattttttagcagccatccagttttcagtgtcacattatcaAATGCTTTCTTCTAAAGCATCCTGCCCCTAAATTAAAAATAGATgctgaagctgtggctgaaaTCTGTCACATGTTCACACATGTACTGTTTATATGGTGAATGACACACAGTGCGCCATATAGGGGATAGAAAAcaatttagtgtaaatatgtTTTCCATTGAGGTTAATAAAGTCTGGTTTCACACGCAGCGGCCACAGTCTGCTCGAGTCCAGAGACATGAGAGCACAGAGTGAATCACATGCGCGAGACAGCGCAGAGAGTAAAACGTATCAGAACCATTTGAATTCTACACAGAAtgctatatattttaaagtgataTTCAGGAGAAACTGttagagattaggaggaaactgaGGCTTTACTGCGCTCAACAGGTCAGGTCcagctgtgatataaactaaatgctattttaaaaaaggttgaGGAGCTGTTCGATATGTCCCGTCCTatcttcctgtttcagtggaaattatgtcaacacattgaataatgctgcaCGTTTTTAAGGTTCCTCATTGGGCCTTTAAGGGCTTTCTCAATCGCAAGATATCAGTGCACTGAAACTCTTGCTCCCCTTACAAACTCCCACAATGCACCTTAAAGATTACAAACCATTTATTTACAGTGTTGCACATATGTAACAAGCAAAGTATTTATCATAATGTAtcttaaataacattaaaaatatcatTATGACGGTGGTTCTACAGAACTATATTAAgtaatttttacaaataaaaatagtaatagtAAGAGTAAATAAAAACCATTTGAATTTttcactgttacataatatgTATATGTGCAGggtaactttttattttaagttttaggtattaactattaactaattgcttattagcatgcatattactagggtATTGGCAGTTTATTAGTACTCATAaaacacatattaatgccttattctgcatgaccttattctacatcccttaatcctacccaatacctaaacttaaatactacaaaaaataccttactaactattaataagcagtaaattaggagtttattgaaggaaaagtcgtagttaacagtgaatatgtgttccccatactaaagtgttactacACTAATGTGTAGTTTACTTAACaatgttatgttaaatttataaaagtgtATTATGTCAGATTAATTTACCTTATTGAATTAAGTATTTGCTCTACAAGTGAAAGTGGGAAACTATTAAATAACAAGCACAATTTTAgaaacaaaatgcaaaaattgctCAATTTACAAACTCAAACTCATTTTAATTTAGGACAGGAATTCCTTCGAATAAATATGTGTATATgagtgcccacagcctaaacacaggcaccactcttctgcataatgatAACCACAAAATGAAATGTCCTCTAAATGTctaacataactgaacattaaacactaacataaacttacaacatctttccctttactgaaaaacacataaagtaACACATTGATCCTACACtttaaaaacaccttttacTCTCCTATAATGCAGTCCTTTGCAAAGCATaatgggaactacagatccacttcccagtttgtttgtttcactcaacaattttaaagggttagttcacccaaaaatgaaattgatgtcattaatgactcaccctaatgtcattccacacccgtaagaccttcgttcatcatcgaaacacagtttaagatattttatatttttagtctgagagcataatgcagtcaatggccatttcactgtccatgtccagaaagctaataaaaacattatcaaagtagtccatatgtgacatcagttggttgattagagtctcttgaagcatcgaaaatacattttggtccaaaaatatcaaaaactacaattttattcagcattgtcttctcctccatgtgcctccaaaaagaatcaaatggttcatgaatcagtgaatcgatcaatgattcgggtcgccaatgtcacgtgatttcagcagttcggttcgcgtcaaactgccaaactgctgaaattacgtgacattggcgatgtgacattgaaatatatttttgatgcttcaagagactaatcaaccaactgatgtcacatatggactactttgatgatgtttttattagctttctggacatggacagtgaagtgggcattgactgcattatgtGCTCTGGggctaaaatataaaatatcttaaactgtgtttcgatgatgaacgaaggtcttacgggtgtgaaacgacattagggtgagtcattaatgacatcaatttcatttttgggtgaactaaccctttaagttgacCAAACAAACACTTATTCAGTAAAACTGACAATACTCATTTTAGTAGAAACAACACAGTATATTTGAGTTTTTTAAGTAATATGAACAATGATGATTTGAGTGCATACAGAAAGATAAAACAAATTCAGTGTATATAATGTACttacttctttttttatgatttatttttaatggaattttCAAAACACCAACACAAAAACAGAgcacaacaaacaaaacataaacaaggCACAGATACTGTCAGCACTGcttataaatattacaaatatccCACATCTCACTGTGAACACAATTacgaatatatttttttctagtcTGATTGTAGGTGCTTTTTTGCACAGTTTTTAAGAAAACCTCAGTCAATTATGTCAGGTCTGCCTAATGATACATAGGCTATATGTACTGAAGCACTTCAAACTTTAATTCTATGCACTTTAGCCTTCatctttctgtgtgtgtgtcagtggatTTCGATCAAAGCACCTCGTGTGCTATAAATCAATGTTAAACTACATGGATATGCCAGCACTAAAAATGACTAATGATTTGATGTGCACTGGTCCATCCTCAGGCTCTCTTCACACTCTTGATAGGACCATTACCCCATCCAGACACAGATATATGCACACTTAGGGCTTGGAGAGAGATGAAAGAGGCGGACGGCGTTGGAGAGAAGTGAAGGAGGGAAGAGTGGCTCTCAACAGCACCTCAACCTCCCACTTCATGGCGGGCATTATTGAGCCAGtgtctgcatgtgtgtgtttaatacaAAGAGAGGACAGAGCATGAATGGGGGTTGGGGGTGGAATAGAGAAAGTCATTAGCGAAGAATGTAATCCAGAGAGTAATTAAAGAAAGGGAACATGGGGCCGGCCAAGTGTATCTCCGAAGGGTCGGATGAATCAAGGATTTGCCTGGTGATGGTTTGTGTGAACAGGGTTTTAATCAACCCCGACCCACATCAGCTCAACCTAGAACTAgatgaaaaaaatatcaaaggCGATTGTGCAATATGTTTGGAAAAAACAAGTCCAAGTGTCCCTGGACGTTCCCTGCGGCTTAAAAAGGTTCTGGTTGTTTCTAAACTTGGatttgcttttattattattattgtcacGCCCTCACAGCCATCCGACACTGCCATGTCCACTCGTTCACCATCACCTGCATTCCAAACAcctgggcaccatcaccagCAACACTACTTAAGCACTCCTCACCTTCACACTcactagctgtgtctcatttcgttaaattttgaaggctgcatcctccggacacgtcctgtgtaggatgcagaatacggagtgtcctcaatcagaattaaacgagacgtccttcgtaggacacacaggcaggaagtatcacgttactatgccaacacgttcagcctTGTTGCGCTCTCATGccagtttatatgaatgaaaattatttataacttaaaaattactatgaaatgtttcttgtcttgacagcaatatACTGTTCtaaaaagcactaaagcgttgtaatcctgttaacc encodes:
- the LOC137089369 gene encoding uncharacterized protein, translated to MSHSKESTFLPTEVVTHGDLQEDSDAEQQADADEQVEDTARDIQSQVGADDTQMPPEIRKSGRIQRLTEKGKALLDEKLKDLNVSFVKMYRRWKYHINGLKRSIKNNDADDLIDEIVNAINTIQVDMDNTYLKIRAISSPEPDIRRMNDTCQAFTRIANTNVQHFRSGDDSECITWPDAKSVFDSTVSSVSSAQTAKSKASSKVSRHSSILSLNAKQAAAELVATQEVIKITNVQHHQKEEIQRLEVEDQILKAEREAKEKEIEAESAKKRAQFIVESADRKLKLEEKKREVERLEELKGHVAAQARLQVYSESVDPPLACNAFIDPFFPSYQAPVSQAPPAQHAKPSQVHHPHGVATTNPLLYPSMYTSCSIPQPATFPQVITPTALPLRQQVPITQAPTTQTLLTSQEASNDLVRTLAEAITANRVPIPEPEVFKGDPLKYNDWKLSFFTLIDRKNLLAQEKLFFLTQVRWWLSQKSY